TCGCGGGCCCGGTGGCCGACCTGGCCGCCCCGCACGGCCACGGCGAGGAGCAGCATGCCGCCGGCCGGCACCATCAGTCCGGCGGTGCCGCCCGTGCCGCCGAGGACCAGCGCCCCCGCCGAGCCGATCACCCCGGGCAGGCACCACAGGCTCCGGTCCCCGGCGGTCCCCCGCGGGTCCGGCGATGGGGGTGCGGAACATGCTCGCGGTACCCACGAGCCCGAGCCCGCCCATGGTCTGGGCGCCCATGTCGTAGGTCGGCCCGGTCACGAGGAGGGTGAGCGCGGTCCAGGCGGCGCTGAAGCCGGCGAAGACGGTCGTCTGGCAGAGGCAGGAGTGCCGCAGGCCGGGTTCTTGGCGGAGCAGGCGCAGCGGGGCGGACATGAGAAGGCCGCACTGCGTCGCCGGGCCGCGCGCTGACCGGGACCCGCCGGGCCGGCCGGTGCCTGGTGACCGTGTCGGTGCGCCGTGCCGGACGTAGTCCCTAGTCGCCGAAGCGGTCGCGCAGTTCGCGTTTGAGGATCTTGCCGCTGGCGTTGCGCGGCAACTCCGGGACGAACAGCACGCGTTTGGGCGCCTTGAACGGGGCGATCCTGTCCTTCACATGGGCGATGAGCTGGTCCTCCGTCACCTCGGCGCGCGGGACGACGACCGCGGTGACGGCCTCGATCCACCGTTCGTCGGGCAGGCCGATCACGGCGGCCTCGGCGACCGCCTCGTGGGTGTAGAGCACGTCCTCCACCTGGCGTGAAGCCACCAGTACGCCGCCGGAGTTGATGACGTCCTTCACGCGGTCGACGATGGTGAGATAGCCCTCGGCGTCCCGCACCGCGAGGTCCCCGGAGTGGAACCAGCCGCCGCGGAAGGCCTCGGCGGTCTCCTCGGGCCGGTCCCAGTAGCCCTCGCACAACTGCGGGGAGCGGTAGACGATTTCACCCGGGACCCCGACGGGGACGTCCTCGCCGTCCGCGTCGACCACCCGGGCGTCGACGAACAGGACGGGACGTCCGCAGGAGTCCGGCCGCGCGTCGTGCTCCTCGGGGCCGAGGACGGTGGCCAGCGGACCGATCTCGCTCTGGCCGAAGCAGTTGTAGAAGGCGAGGTGCGGCAGCCGTTCGCGCAGTCGCCGCAGCACCGGGACGGGCATGACCGACGCGCCGTAGTAGGCCTTGCGCAGCCCGGACAGGTCCCGGGTCGCGAAGTCCGGCCGACCCGCGAGGCCGATCCAGACGGTCGGCGGGGCGAACAGACTGTCCACGCGGCCGGTCTCGATCAGGTCGAACAACCGGTCCCCGTAGGGCGCGTCCAGGATGAGGTTCGTCGCACCGACCGCCAGGTACGGAAGCAGGAACACGTGCGTCTGCGCCGAGTGGTACAGCGGCAGCGCGTGCACGGGCCGGTCGCCGGCCTCCAGGTCGAGGGCCGTGATGGCGCTCAGGTAGGCGTGCACCAGGGACCGGTGGGTCATCATCGCGCCCTTGGGCAGGGCGGTGGTGCCGGAGGTGTACAGCAGTTGCACGAGGTCCTCGGCGCGGGGTTCCGGGCCGTCGTACGGCGGTGCCCCCGGGAGCAGGGCGAGCAGCGAGTCGCCGGTGTCGCGCAGCGGCAGCGTCCGCGTGCCGTCCGGCAGCCGCCCGGTGAGGGCGGGGTCGGCGAGGACGAGCGCGCTGCCGGACTGGCCGAGGACATAGGCCAGGTCGTCGCCGGTGAGGTTGTGGTTGACCGGCACATGGACCAGGCCCGCGCGGGCGCAGGCGAGGAAGGCGATCAGATAGGCGTCGGAGTTGTGGCCGTAGGCGGCGACCCGGTCACCGGGCGCGCGGCCCCCGGCGAGCAGCAGCGAGGCCGCGCGGGAGACGGCGTCGTCCAGTTGCTCGTACGTCCATGCCCGGTCGCCGTACTCGACGGCGACGCGCGCCGGGGTGCGCCGGGCGCTGCGCCGCAGCATCCCGTCGACGGTGCTGCCTTGTGCCTGCGTCATGCCTCAGGATCCTCGGCATGTGGCCCGGGGCGGGTCAAGCATCCGGGAGTGCCGAACGTCCGGCACTTGGTTCCAGCGCACATGTGGCCGGCCCATAGCAAGGTCACACCGGGCGTGTGCGTCCTTCCCAGTACGGCTCCCGCAGCCGCCGTTTGTACAGCTTGCCGTTGGGGTCGCGGGGCATCTCGGCGGTGAAGTCGACGGTCCTGGGCCGCTTGTAGGGGGCGAGCCGTCCGGCGCAGTGGTCCAGGATCGCGGCGGCGAGTCCGGGCCCGGGCTCGTGGTCCGGGGCCGGTTCGACGACGGCCTTGACCTCCTCGCCCCAGTCGTCGTGCGGGATGCCGAAGACGGCGGCGTCGGCGACGGCGGGGTGGCCGAGGAGCACGGACTCGATCTCGGCCGGGTAGATGTTGACCCCGCCGGAGATGATCAGGTCGATCTTGCGGTCGCGGAGGAAGAGGTAGCCGTCCTCGTCCAGGTAGCCGAGGTCGCCGACGGTGAAGAAGTCCCCGATGCGGTTCTTCCGCGTCTTGGTGTCGTCCTTGTGGTACGAGAAGCCGCCGGTGTTCATCTTCATGTAGACGGTGCCGAGCCGGCCGGGCGGCAACCGCTCGCCGTCCTCGTCGAAGACGGCGAGTTCGCTGATGGGCCAGGCCCTGCCGACGG
This sequence is a window from Streptomyces rubradiris. Protein-coding genes within it:
- a CDS encoding acyl-CoA synthetase, with product MTQAQGSTVDGMLRRSARRTPARVAVEYGDRAWTYEQLDDAVSRAASLLLAGGRAPGDRVAAYGHNSDAYLIAFLACARAGLVHVPVNHNLTGDDLAYVLGQSGSALVLADPALTGRLPDGTRTLPLRDTGDSLLALLPGAPPYDGPEPRAEDLVQLLYTSGTTALPKGAMMTHRSLVHAYLSAITALDLEAGDRPVHALPLYHSAQTHVFLLPYLAVGATNLILDAPYGDRLFDLIETGRVDSLFAPPTVWIGLAGRPDFATRDLSGLRKAYYGASVMPVPVLRRLRERLPHLAFYNCFGQSEIGPLATVLGPEEHDARPDSCGRPVLFVDARVVDADGEDVPVGVPGEIVYRSPQLCEGYWDRPEETAEAFRGGWFHSGDLAVRDAEGYLTIVDRVKDVINSGGVLVASRQVEDVLYTHEAVAEAAVIGLPDERWIEAVTAVVVPRAEVTEDQLIAHVKDRIAPFKAPKRVLFVPELPRNASGKILKRELRDRFGD